The Impatiens glandulifera chromosome 3, dImpGla2.1, whole genome shotgun sequence genome contains a region encoding:
- the LOC124929444 gene encoding PX domain-containing protein EREL1-like isoform X2: protein MMKLLSDIELSRSAPVASFLELEVAVRSSFQNENQQHTETSHVSGTSSSLQVYTNSIPTASAGPSSQTSDYGSDTAYETSGIESPILERDNNSEIGMDDLLLDDDLGNPIEKFVKYGMSNIDEGLFMGNSILEQIEGFPKHKSHFREINSVVGNVTNNGLESSGIDRGKLIGHSRKLSIESAGSDVSSPKSSELSNSSFQNSTGDGHLFNPIGPEISRIKGSQNHGNDLFESNSIELVLPTDQRQKMNRILVSMQRRLLTAKTDMEDLITRLNQEIAVKDYLDTKVKDLEVELETTRQKSKESLQHAILVERERVTQMQWDMEELRQKSFELELKLKSQQGDGLDKESTNGSVLMQDMETTFFAQEKDDLLQELGNTKKQLQDLLKRHEELQMKSKADIKVLVREVKSLRSSQIELKQEVSQSLKEKSDTQDLLQLEKQKKVQINIDRKKLLNECSVLHTRLMECTRHIRPEHGEKLVMDSDCIPDALNLLELSDNQISCLLEEVESLAESDVSVKGGDQEDIIDEETRTIDKELKKMLANILMDNAKLRKETNSALRSALGRDKNNNGVGADPTEIVQNNVK from the exons ATGATGAAGTTGCTTTCAGACATTGAATTGTCAAGAAGTGCCCCGGTGGCATCATTCCTCGAATTAGAAGTTGCTGTGAGATCAT CCTTCCAAAATGAAAATCAGCAACATACGGAAACAAGTCATGTGAGTGGCACGAGTTCTTCACTCCAAGTCTACACAAATTCAATTCCAACAGCATCTGCTGGCCCTTCATCACAAACATCAGATTACGGTAGTGATACTGCATATGAAACATCTGGAATAGAATCCCCCATCCTTGAGAGGGACAACAATTCCGAGATTGGGATGGATGATCTATTACTGGATGATGATTTGGGAAATCCAATAGAGAAGTTTGTAAAATACGGGATGTCCAACATTGATGAAGGTTTATTTATGGGAAATTCAATTTTGGAGCAGATCGAGGGTTTTCCAAAGCATAAGTCACATTTTAGAGAGATTAATAGTGTTGTAGGAAATGTTACAAACAACGGACTTGAGTCATCAGGTATTGATCGTGGGAAGCTAATAGGTCATTCTCGAAAGCTCTCTATTGAAAGTGCTGGAAGCGATGTAAGTTCACCTAAGAGTAGTGAATTGTCAAACTCTAGTTTTCAAAATTCGACTGGGGATGGACACCTGTTCAATCCTATTGGCCCTGAAATTTCAAGAATCAAGGGATCTCAGAATCATGGCAATGATCTATTTGAGTCTAATAGCATTGAGTTAGTTCTTCCCACTGATCAGCGCCAGAAAATGAACAGGATTCTTGTCAGCATGCAGAGGAGATTGTTAACCGCTAAAACTGATATGGAAGATCTTATAACAAGACTAAATCAAGAAATAGCAGTGAAAGATTATCTTGATACTAAG GTGAAGGATTTGGAAGTTGAACTAGAAACCACTAGGCAGAAAAGTAAAGAAAGCCTTCAACATGCCATTCTAGTTGAAAGAGAGAGAGTTACACAAATGCAGTGGGACATGGAGGAACTTAGGCAGAAATCCTTCGAGTTGGAGTTGAAGTTAAAATCCCAACAG GGAGACGGTCTAGATAAGGAGTCCACTAATGGATCAGTATTGATGCAAGATATGGAGACTACATTCTTTGCTCAAGAAAAAGATGATCTACTTCAAGAGCTCGGAAATACCAAAAAGCAGCTGCAGGACTTGCTAAAGCGACATGAAGAGCTTCAAATGAAATCAAAAGCTGATATTAAAGTACTCGTTAGGGAAGTCAAATCTCTTAGAAGTTCTCAGATAGAACTCAAGCAGGAGGTTAGCCAATCATTGAAGGAAAAGTCTGACACACAG GACCTCCTCCAGCTTGAGAAACAGAAGAAGGTGCAGATTAACATAGACAGAAAAAAACTGCTTAATGAATGCAGTGTTCTTCATACAAGGCTTATGGAGTGCACAAGACATATTCGGCCTGAGCATGGAGAGAAGTTAGTCATGGATTCTGATTGTATCCCAGATGCCTTAAATCTCCTAGAATTATCGGATAACCAAATAAGCTGCCTGCTTGAAGAG gTGGAATCTTTAGCTGAAAGTGATGTTTCCGTCAAGGGGGGAGACCAAGAAGACATCATTGACGAGGAGACAAGAACAATAGACAAAGAGTTGAAGAAGATGCTTGCCAACATATTAATGGACAATGCAAAGTTGCGAAAAGAGACCAATTCTGCCTTACGATCTGCCCTCGGAAGAGACAAAAACAACAACGGAGTCGGTGCCGATCCAACAGAAATTGTACAAAACAAtgtaaaataa
- the LOC124931996 gene encoding adenine phosphoribosyltransferase 5 gives MFAAENGLKGDSRLEAISEAIRVVPHFPKPGIMFQDITTLLLNHKAFKDTIDIFVDRYQHMGISLVAGIEARGFLFGPSIALAIGAKFVPLRKPKKLPGEVISESYVLEYGTDCLEMHVGAVQPGERAVVIDDLVATGGTLSAAIRLLERMGADVVECGCVVGLPEVKGKNRLNGKPLYILVEPREVENCCYDRVH, from the exons atgtttgCAGCAGAGAATGGATTGAAAGGTGATTCAAGGCTTGAAGCTATCTCAGAAGCCATTAGAGTGGTTCCTCACTTTCCAAAACCAG GAATAATGTTTCAAGATATAACAACTCTTTTACTGAATCATAAGGCCTTTAAAGACACCATTGATATCTTTGTTGATAGATATCAGCATATGGGCATATCTCTTGTTGCAG GAATTGAAGCTAGAGGTTTCTTGTTTGGTCCATCTATCGCACTTGCTATTGGTGCAAAGTTTGTTCCACTTCGTAAACCTAAGAAATTACCAG GCGAAGTTATTTCGGAATCATATGTGCTAGAATATGGGACTGATTGTCTAGAGATGCATGTGGGTGCGGTTCAGCCTGGGGAGCGAGCCGTGGTTATAGATGACTTAGTTGCTACTGGTGGAACTCTTTCGGCCGCAATTAGACTTTTGg AACGAATGGGAGCGGATGTTGTGGAATGCGGATGTGTTGTAGGATTGCCCGAGGTCAAG ggAAAGAACAGGCTTAATGGGAAACCACTCTACATTCTTGTGGAGCCAAGGGAAGTAGAAAACTGTTGCTATGATAG GGTTCATTGA
- the LOC124929444 gene encoding PX domain-containing protein EREL1-like isoform X1, producing the protein MQRQSPPKHRHDGTSPLPLGMDWSPPPRKWNGRDTVWPHDPRSGWSYCVIVPSWIVRPKTRDSESVVFYRVQVGIQSPEGVTTTRGVLRRFNDFLKLFALLKKALPKKNVPPAPPKGLLKLKTRALLEERRSSLEGWMMKLLSDIELSRSAPVASFLELEVAVRSSFQNENQQHTETSHVSGTSSSLQVYTNSIPTASAGPSSQTSDYGSDTAYETSGIESPILERDNNSEIGMDDLLLDDDLGNPIEKFVKYGMSNIDEGLFMGNSILEQIEGFPKHKSHFREINSVVGNVTNNGLESSGIDRGKLIGHSRKLSIESAGSDVSSPKSSELSNSSFQNSTGDGHLFNPIGPEISRIKGSQNHGNDLFESNSIELVLPTDQRQKMNRILVSMQRRLLTAKTDMEDLITRLNQEIAVKDYLDTKVKDLEVELETTRQKSKESLQHAILVERERVTQMQWDMEELRQKSFELELKLKSQQGDGLDKESTNGSVLMQDMETTFFAQEKDDLLQELGNTKKQLQDLLKRHEELQMKSKADIKVLVREVKSLRSSQIELKQEVSQSLKEKSDTQDLLQLEKQKKVQINIDRKKLLNECSVLHTRLMECTRHIRPEHGEKLVMDSDCIPDALNLLELSDNQISCLLEEVESLAESDVSVKGGDQEDIIDEETRTIDKELKKMLANILMDNAKLRKETNSALRSALGRDKNNNGVGADPTEIVQNNVK; encoded by the exons ATGCAGAGGCAGAGTCCACCGAAGCATCGACACGATGGTACTTCTCCGTTGCCTCTCGGTATGGACTGGAGTCCTCCACCTCGTAAATGG AATGGGCGGGACACTGTTTGGCCTCATGATCCTCGTTCAGGATGGAGTTATTGCGTCATTGTTCCTTCATGGATTGTGCGTCCAAAAACAAGAGATTCAGAGTCTGTAGTG TTTTACAGGGTTCAGGTTGGTATACAGTCACCGGAAGGCGTTACAACCACACGAGGAGTATTAAGAAGGTTTAATGACTTCCTTAAATTATTTGCATTG CTTAAGAAAGCACTCCCAAAGAAGAATGTGCCACCTGCTCCACCCAAAGGACTCTTGAAGCTCAAAACCAGGGCACTTTTGGAAGAG AGACGGTCTTCTTTAGAAGGATGGATGATGAAGTTGCTTTCAGACATTGAATTGTCAAGAAGTGCCCCGGTGGCATCATTCCTCGAATTAGAAGTTGCTGTGAGATCAT CCTTCCAAAATGAAAATCAGCAACATACGGAAACAAGTCATGTGAGTGGCACGAGTTCTTCACTCCAAGTCTACACAAATTCAATTCCAACAGCATCTGCTGGCCCTTCATCACAAACATCAGATTACGGTAGTGATACTGCATATGAAACATCTGGAATAGAATCCCCCATCCTTGAGAGGGACAACAATTCCGAGATTGGGATGGATGATCTATTACTGGATGATGATTTGGGAAATCCAATAGAGAAGTTTGTAAAATACGGGATGTCCAACATTGATGAAGGTTTATTTATGGGAAATTCAATTTTGGAGCAGATCGAGGGTTTTCCAAAGCATAAGTCACATTTTAGAGAGATTAATAGTGTTGTAGGAAATGTTACAAACAACGGACTTGAGTCATCAGGTATTGATCGTGGGAAGCTAATAGGTCATTCTCGAAAGCTCTCTATTGAAAGTGCTGGAAGCGATGTAAGTTCACCTAAGAGTAGTGAATTGTCAAACTCTAGTTTTCAAAATTCGACTGGGGATGGACACCTGTTCAATCCTATTGGCCCTGAAATTTCAAGAATCAAGGGATCTCAGAATCATGGCAATGATCTATTTGAGTCTAATAGCATTGAGTTAGTTCTTCCCACTGATCAGCGCCAGAAAATGAACAGGATTCTTGTCAGCATGCAGAGGAGATTGTTAACCGCTAAAACTGATATGGAAGATCTTATAACAAGACTAAATCAAGAAATAGCAGTGAAAGATTATCTTGATACTAAG GTGAAGGATTTGGAAGTTGAACTAGAAACCACTAGGCAGAAAAGTAAAGAAAGCCTTCAACATGCCATTCTAGTTGAAAGAGAGAGAGTTACACAAATGCAGTGGGACATGGAGGAACTTAGGCAGAAATCCTTCGAGTTGGAGTTGAAGTTAAAATCCCAACAG GGAGACGGTCTAGATAAGGAGTCCACTAATGGATCAGTATTGATGCAAGATATGGAGACTACATTCTTTGCTCAAGAAAAAGATGATCTACTTCAAGAGCTCGGAAATACCAAAAAGCAGCTGCAGGACTTGCTAAAGCGACATGAAGAGCTTCAAATGAAATCAAAAGCTGATATTAAAGTACTCGTTAGGGAAGTCAAATCTCTTAGAAGTTCTCAGATAGAACTCAAGCAGGAGGTTAGCCAATCATTGAAGGAAAAGTCTGACACACAG GACCTCCTCCAGCTTGAGAAACAGAAGAAGGTGCAGATTAACATAGACAGAAAAAAACTGCTTAATGAATGCAGTGTTCTTCATACAAGGCTTATGGAGTGCACAAGACATATTCGGCCTGAGCATGGAGAGAAGTTAGTCATGGATTCTGATTGTATCCCAGATGCCTTAAATCTCCTAGAATTATCGGATAACCAAATAAGCTGCCTGCTTGAAGAG gTGGAATCTTTAGCTGAAAGTGATGTTTCCGTCAAGGGGGGAGACCAAGAAGACATCATTGACGAGGAGACAAGAACAATAGACAAAGAGTTGAAGAAGATGCTTGCCAACATATTAATGGACAATGCAAAGTTGCGAAAAGAGACCAATTCTGCCTTACGATCTGCCCTCGGAAGAGACAAAAACAACAACGGAGTCGGTGCCGATCCAACAGAAATTGTACAAAACAAtgtaaaataa
- the LOC124931976 gene encoding vesicle-associated membrane protein 711-like: MAILYALVARGSVVLAEYSAASTNASSIARQILEKITGADDTNVSYSQDRYIFHVKRTDGLSVLCMADETAGRRIPFAFLEDIHQKFVKTYGRAVLSANAYAMHDEFSRVLSQQVEYYSNDPNADRINRLKGEMSQVRNVMIENIDKVLERGDRLELLVDKTANMQGTAVRFRKQTRRFRSTMWWRNVKLTGGLIIIVLVLIYFVVAFACHGLALPSCV; the protein is encoded by the exons ATGGCGATTCTGTACGCCCTAGTGGCGAGAGGATCCGTTGTCTTAGCCGAGTACAGTGCGGCTTCCACGAACGCCAGCTCAATCGCCAGACAGATCCTGGAGAAGATAACCGGTGCCGATGATACAAACGTCTCCTACTCTCAAGATCGCTACATCTTTCACGTCAAACGCACTGATGGCTTATCCGTTCTCTGTATGGCCGACGAAACTGCTGGAA gGAGGATTCCTTTTGCATTTTTGGAAGATATTCATCAAAAATTTGTGAAGACTTATGGAAGGGCAGTTCTTTCAGCCAATGCTTATGCAATGCATGATGAATTCTCGAGGGTGTTAAGTCAGCAAGTCGAGTATTATTCAAACGATCCAAATGCAGATAGGATAAATCGTCTTAAAGGTGAAATGAGTCAG GTAAGAAATGTTATGATCGAGAATATCGATAAGGTATTGGAAAGAGGTGATCGTTTAGAGCTATTAGTCGATAAAACTGCTAATATGCAAGGAACTGCTGTTCGTTTCAGAAAGCAAACTCGTCGATTCAGAAGTACAATGTGGTGGAGAAACGTCAAGCTTAC GGGAGGACTGATTATAATTGTTCttgttcttatttattttgtggTGGCTTTTGCTTGTCATGGACTAGCATTACCATCTTGTGTGTGA